GACCAAGGGTGAGACGATCAGGTCGTTACCTTCCATACGGACGTCCCCACCTTTGGCGAGCAAGGCCTCGACGAGGTCCAGGAGCCCGCTCAACTCCGCCTCACGCTCGCGCAGACGATCGGTCCCGGCTTCCGGGGCCTGGATCTCCCGACACACCTCCGCCCGGAGCTCGGACCATCCCTCCCGGGGGATCAAATAGGTCTGGGGGTCGGCGTAGCGACGGCTCTTCTCCAGCCACACGCACCCCGCCCGCAAGGCTCCCCGCAGTTCCCAGAGCACGCACAGCTCGAAGTAGTGACGGCGTTTCGTCGGGTCGGGGTTGTCGTTGACGTACGGCCGCCACCGCGCGGGGACGAACTCGAGTGGCGTTTCCTCGGGGAGGACCCGCCGTCCTTCGTTGTTGAGCCGACGGAGGAGGTCCACGGCCCCGATCAAGTTCGAATCGCCGCTGGCACGGAGCTTGAGGGCGGCGATGAACTCGGGAGTGAATTGGCGGAGGTAGGTGTAGCGGCTCGCCAGGAAATCGAAGTAGTGGTCGTCGAGGGGACGGATGATCCGGTCGGACTCCTCGATGGCGTCCCGGAGTTCATCCGAAGAGATGTGACGGTAGATGGTTCGTCGCAGTTCCGTGTCCTTGACCTTGGGATCGAGGACGACTCGGCCGATCTCGCGGAAGAGCCGGACCTTCTCGTTGGTCGAGCGGGCCACCGAGAGCCGGAAGTCTTCCAGGTCGCGACTGGCCCGGTGATAGGCCTCCGCCAGGCAGCGGTCGAACAGGTCGAGGGCTTCGTCGGTCAGGTCGACCAGGGTCTGGTAGAGGAAGGCGACGAGGATCGGGTAACGCCGCGGCTCGGACATCCTCTGGAGGGCCTGGTTGGTGGATCGGCGAGCGACCTGGGCGAGGAATTTCAGGCGGTTCGGGGTCAGCGACGAGAGGTCCCAGCGGTCGACTCCCCACTCCAGGCAGCGGGCCCGCTTCTTGAGGGCGGCAAGGATCATCGACGGCGTATATGTCGCGGCGGATTGCTGGAGCCACGCCAGGCTGGAGTGCCCGGTGTCGGCGTCGACAGTCAGCAAACCATCGAGCCTGGCCTTGCACTCCTTGGTCAGGAGCATTCCCAGCCGTCGGTAGGTCTCCTGCTGGGCTCGTCGTCGGGACGAGGCGATGACGCGCTCCAGATGAGTGATCCCCGGCCGTTCGATCCGGAGGCCAGCAGGTTTTCGCAGTCCAGGCGCAAGAGCACGGTGGGTCGGTCGTGCTCCAGGGCGCGGTCCACGAGCCGGAGTTCGAGCTGGACCAGGTCCCTGGCCGTGGCCTTGCGGAAGCCGAGGTAGCGGCGGATTTGCCGGAGGTGCTCGGTCCGCGTCTGGCCCCGCCGGCCATCCCTCACGATCTCGCCCGGGTCGATGTCCAGTTGCTTCGCCACGAAGGCGACGACCCTCTGGGGGGCTGTACTCAGGTCGTCCGGGCAGAAGCCCAGGAAACGGAGCATGCCGAGTTGCAGGGCGAACCCCAGGCGGTTGGTAGCCGAGGTGGTGGGAGGAATCTGCCTGCGGTCGGCGCGGGAGAGGATGAAGTAGGTGTCGAGGTCGGCGGGGATGATGTGGGCGGGGAAGCCGTCGAGCCGCTCGCGTTCCGCATCGCTGAGCAACCCGATGGGCACGGCGGTCTCCTCCCGGGTTCTCACAAACGAAGGTTTCCGAGAAGACTCGGTGGGTCGGAGCCACCGACACCAAACCAGGACGCTCCGCTTCTCGGAAACCACTCGCGGAATCGCTTTCTCGCAAGTGTATGGGTACGATGGGTTTCGAGAAATGAGGACGGGAGGGTTCCCATGCGGATCGGTCATGCCCGCGTCTCCACCGACGATCAGTCGCTCGACCTCCAGCTCGACGCCTTGAAGAAGGCCGGGTGCAAGCGGGTCTTCACCGACAAGGCATCGGCCGTGAAGGGGGATCGGGGCGGATCGGCGGACGCCGTGTCTCACCTCCGACCCGGCGACGTGCTCGTGATCTGGAAGCTCGACCGCCTGGGGCGCACGGTGAAGGGGTGGTCGACTTGGTGGCGGATTTGCAGGAACACGGGTGCCAGTTCCGCAGCCTGACCGACGGCATCGACACCACGACCCCGGCGGGCCGGTTCTTCTTCCACGTCATGGCGTCGCTAGCCCAGATGGAGCGGGAGCTGATGGCCGAACGTACTCGCGCCGGGCTCGACGCGGCGCGGCGGCGGGGCCTGGTCGGCGGCCGCAAGCGGAGGATGACGCCGGGAAAAGTGGAATCGGCTCGCACGCTCTTGAAGGAGGGGATGTCCCCCAGGGATGTGGCCCAGAATCTCGGAGTCTCCGTCCCGACGCTCTACCGCTGGGTCCCCGCCACCAGCCGCTGATCCGATCGGCCCGGTTTCGAAGGTCGTCCGACGGCTCCCGTCGATCGATTCTGTCGCCCTCGAACTGCGACCGGGAGCGGGAACCCATTCGAGGACAATCCCATGCCGCTAGATCAGAAACGCGCCCAGGCCGTGTTCGGTGCGCCCGTTGAAGGGGCCGAAGCCTCGGACCGGGCCGCCGTCCGCGGCATGGGACACCTCGCGGGCTTTGAAGGCCCGAACGGCCCCCGCGACGACGCCTCCGCCATCGCCCGGGGGGTGTCCGACCTGACGATCGATTCTCAGCCCGACCCCGACGCCGTCACCGGCGGCGGCCCCACCCAGGAAATCGCCCGGCACGCCGTCCCCGCCATCTCGGGCTACGAGATCCTGCGCGAGTTGGGGCGCGGCGGGATGGGCGTCGTCTACCTCGCCCGGCAATGCCTCCTGAACCGCACCTGCGTCCTGAAGATGATCCTCGCCGGCGACCATGCCGGCGCCGAGGCGGTCGCACGCTTCCTGGCCGAGGCGGAGGCCATCGCCCGCTTGCAACACCCCAATATCGTCCAGATCCGCCACATCGGCGAGACCGACGGGCTCCCCTACTTCGAACTGGAGTACGTCGACGGCGGCAGCCTCGACCGGAGGCTCGACGGCACCCCTTGGCCGGTGCGGTCGGCGGTCGAGCTGGTCGAGGCGCTGGCGCTGGGAGTGGCCGAGGCGCATCGCCTGGGCGTCATCCACCGCGACCTGAAGCCGGCGAACGTCCTGCTGGGCGACGACGGCACCCCCAAGATCACCGACTTCGGCCTGGCCAAGTCGCTGGCGGGGAACTCCGGGCTGACGCGGACCGACTCGATCATGGGCTCGCCCGGCTACATGTCGCCCGAGCAGGCCGAGGGCAAGACCAAGGAGGTCGGGCCGCCGGCCGACCTCTACGCCCTGGGGGCGATCCTCTACGAGCTGCTGACCGGCCGCCCGCCGTTCCGGGGTGCGACGGTCCTGGAGACGCTCGAGCAGGTCAGGACGACCGAGCCCGTGCCGCCGTCGCGGCTGGTGCCCCGCCTGCCCCGGGACGTCGAGACCATCGCGCTGAAATGCTTGCAGAAGGAGCCGGCGAGGCGCTACGACTCGGCCGCCGCGCTGGCCGAGGATCTGCGGCGGTTCCGCGCCGGCGAGTCGATCGTCGCGCGGCCGGTCCCGTTCTGGGAGCGAACCATCAGGTGGGCGCGACGCCGGCCGGCGATCGCATCGCTCGCGGTGGCGGTCCTCCTGCTGTCGGCGACGCTGATAGGGCTTGGCGTCTTGTCGTACGAAAGAATCGACGGCGCACTACGCATCGCCGAGGTGCGACGCAAGGCCGCCGAGGCCAGTCGGCTCGAGGCGACCAAGCAATCGAAGGCCGCCGAGGCCAACTTCGCCCGCGCCCGCGAGGCCGTCGACGAGTCGTTCACCATCGTGAGCGAAAGCAAGCTGCTCAACGTCCCGGGTCTCCGTGCCCTCCGCGCCGATCTGCTCGGCTCGTCCACGAGATTCTACGAGGAGTTCCTCCGAGAGCGGGGCGACGACCCCTCCCTGAGGAACGATCTGCTGCGGGCCAGGCTGCGTATCGCTCACGTGTTTCGTGAGCTGGGACGGTCGAAGGAAGCGAAGGAAGCTTACGAAGCCGCCGTAGCCGGCTTCGAGCGTGCCCTTCGCGATCGGCCCGACGACCTCGACCTCAAGAGCGGCTTGGCGGATGCGCTCCATTGGACCTCCTCGTCCGGGCCGAACGATCGGAAGATCGCGATCCAACGCCGGATCGTCGCCTTGCGGGAGGAGGTCTTCGCGGGCCGCCCCACCGATGGCCCGTGCAAGCGGGACCTCGCCCTTTCCTGCAGCCGGCTCTACGAGAGCTTGATAGGGACGCGACCAGCCGAAGCCCTCCTTGTTCTGGAGCGAAGCGTGGTACTCCGGCTGGAGCTGGCCGAAGCGTTCCCGGACGACGCCGACGCGATCGACGGCGTGTTCGTGTCGTTCTTCAAGCTCGCGCGGGCGATGGGATCGAGTCGGTCGCTGGCCTTGAACCGGCGGGCGCTGGAGTTCGGACGGGAGTCGCTGCGGCTGCGGCCGAACGATCCGATCACCGCCCACGACTTCTTGTTGGCCACTCAAGACGCGGTCGCGATCCTTTCGGACTCGGGCCGAAATGACGACGCCGAGGTGATCGCCGAGTTGCGCCGGTCGGTGAAGACGCTCGGCGAGTTGGCCCGGGTGAATGCCGACACGCCGAGCATCCAGGAGAGCTATCTCGGAATCACCCGAGACCTGGCGGATCGGCTCGTTGCGCTGAATAGGCCGGACGAGGCGGTCCGCGCCCTACTGGAATCGCAAGCGGCCCTCGACCGGTTTCCCCGAGGGACGGCGGCCGATCTCGCCGGCTGTGCCGATCGGAATGTCGCCCTCGCCCAGCGACTGGGTGAGATCAATCCGGACCTAACGCCGGAACAGAAAGCCCGGCGCGATGAACTCCTCGACCACGCGGTGGGCGACTACCGGGCAGCCGTGGCAGGGGGCTGGAAAGAGTTCGCCGTACTAAAAGACACGACGCTCATCGAGGGCCGTCCAGGCCACAGGGCGCTGATGACGGAAGCAGAGTCCGCGGCGAAAAAAACGGCCGACCCGGATGCGTCCGGCAGGGCAGTTGTTGCGCTGGCGGTTTCGAGACCTCGATTGGACGTCAAGCGCGATCGCGCCATAGCCCAAGCCGCCCTCGGCGTCGTCCGCGCCCGCTCCCGGTTGGTCGACGAGGCCATCGCCACGATGGACAAGGCCGGAGCCCTCTTCGACGAACTCGCGCGCGAAAGGCCCGGCGACCCCGAAGTCCGGAAGGCCCGCGCCGACGCACTCGCCGACTTCCACGTGGCCCTGTCCGACCTCGCACTCGATCGGCGCAGGCGTGGGAAGGCCGAGGAGTCGGGCGTGGCCCAGAGAAGGGCCGACGAATTCGTCGCCGATCTTTCCCGCGAGCGGCCGAACGACCCGGAGGTCGAGGCCGCCCGGCGCCGGGCCCTGCTCGGGGCCGCCGACGTGCGACGCGAGGCGAGCCGCTGGGGCGAGACCTACCTGGCCCTACGCAAGTCGGAAGCGAGCGCCCGAGAGGCTGCTCGGGGCGCCTCGGCCGGCAGGCCGGCAGACCAGAGTATCGTCGCGACCTTGGCCCATGTCGGCTACGGGTACGGTAAGCTCGCCCTCTGGGACGAGGCCACTGGCGCTCTCACCAACGCGTACGAGATCGACCCTGTCGGCCTGCAGGCCGTGGAAGGCGCCGGGGACACGGGTATCGCCGCTTGGTATCGGGTTGCCGTATTGCTGTTTCAAGGCGGTGAGTTGGACGCGTATGAACGGCTCCGCGAGAAAATGCTCCGCGAGAACACCGCGGGCAACCTCGGGTCTACTCTCGATCAGATCCGAATCGCGACCCTTCGCACCGATCCACGCTCCGACTGGAGACAGATCCTCGACCTCGCCGAGAAGTTCCCCGAGCGAAATCCCTGGGGCCAGACCGTGAGAGGGTTCGCGCTCCTGCGAGCCGGAAGAAACCAAGAGGCCCTGGACGCATTCAAGAAAGACCCCGAGTGGATCAACGCCTGGCCTGCGCGAGCGATTGCCCACCACCGGTTGGGACAAACCGCCTTTGCACATGAATGGCTCGACCGAGCCGACCAGCATGTTCGAGGGGATCTGGATGATGCACTGGCCGGGGCCGGGTTCACCCAATCCGGTCGGGTTTCCTGGTGGGACGACTGGCTGTTGAGGATGATCTGGACTCGCGAGGCCCACGAGCTTATCGACGGTAAGGCCTGGCCGGACGCGGTGTGGATGCAGCAACAGAGGGCCCGCGTGCTCGCCCGAATCAACGAGGCGAAGTAGGTCGACGGGGATCTCGCGGCCCTCTCCGTCCGCCTACTGAACAACAGTCCCGATGAAGATCGTTGTTCTTTTCTCCGTTGCTATCGGAACCCCAGGCCATATTCTCGCGCAGGTGCACCTCGCGGATGCGGGACTCGTCCTCGCGGAATGTCACGTCCAGGGTCTAGTGGCAGCCGTTCTCCACGCCCCAGTGCGAGCGGATCGCGTGGGCGAACGCCTTCGCGTCCGGCTCGACCGGCAGGCTGCTGATGTAGTAGCGGACCTCGTCGGCGGCCTGACCGCCTCGGCGACCTCGGAGATCGCCACGCCGATCGACCTCGGCCCCCGCCGCGCCTCGCGACCCGGCAGGTCGTCTGGGGCCTCGAATTGGAGGTAGGTCCGCGTCTCGCGACGGCCGTGGCCGGTCCCCTCGAACTGGCGGCGGCCGACCGCGTCGCCCTCGAAATCCGCCTCCCAGCGGCTCATCAGGTGGTCGATGACCGCCTGATGCAGCGTCCCCTGGTTCCCCTTCAACGCCAGCACGTCGTCGCACCCGGCGGCGGCGACGGCCCCGGCGATCTCCTTCTGGCAGCCCATCGCGTCGATCGTCACGACTCCCCCGGCGACGTCCACCAGCCTGAGCAACTCGGGGATCGCCGTGATCTCGTTGGACTTCTCGTCGCGGGCGACCTGGCCCAGCGACATCCCGTATTCGCTCGCCCAGGCGGTCACCGAATGCAACGCCCCCAGGCCGCTCTTGCGGTCGTGGCTGCGTCGCAGCGTCTTGCCGTCGATCGCCAACGTCGGCCGCTCGACGCCGGTCTGGGCCGCTGCCTCGTCGCGCAACGCCCGGACCCAGGCGGCGAAGTACGCCTGGAACGCCTCGGGCCGCAAGGCCATCAGCACGCGCCGGAAGCCGTCCTTGCACGGGACCCCGTGCGGCAGCGGCAACACCGAGGCGAGCAGATCCTCCTTCAGGGCCGCCCAATGCGCGATCATCGTCGGCCCCGACGCCCCGGCGAGGACCGCGACCAGGGCGATGACCACCACCGAGCCGAGCGGATGCTTGCGGTTGACCTCCGACCGCAGGTCTTCGAGTTCCTGGAAATGCGCCACGACCTCGTCCAGCCCGAACCGCCGCGGTTCCGCCATCGACCACCCCCACGCCCAGCCCCGAGAAGCCGCATGGAACATGGTCCAACCCAACCCGGCGCGGCG
The DNA window shown above is from Paludisphaera mucosa and carries:
- a CDS encoding DUF4158 domain-containing protein, translated to MPIGLLSDAERERLDGFPAHIIPADLDTYFILSRADRRQIPPTTSATNRLGFALQLGMLRFLGFCPDDLSTAPQRVVAFVAKQLDIDPGEIVRDGRRGQTRTEHLRQIRRYLGFRKATARDLVQLELRLVDRALEHDRPTVLLRLDCENLLASGSNGRGSLIWSASSPRPDDEPSRRPTDGWECS
- a CDS encoding serine/threonine-protein kinase, which translates into the protein MGVVYLARQCLLNRTCVLKMILAGDHAGAEAVARFLAEAEAIARLQHPNIVQIRHIGETDGLPYFELEYVDGGSLDRRLDGTPWPVRSAVELVEALALGVAEAHRLGVIHRDLKPANVLLGDDGTPKITDFGLAKSLAGNSGLTRTDSIMGSPGYMSPEQAEGKTKEVGPPADLYALGAILYELLTGRPPFRGATVLETLEQVRTTEPVPPSRLVPRLPRDVETIALKCLQKEPARRYDSAAALAEDLRRFRAGESIVARPVPFWERTIRWARRRPAIASLAVAVLLLSATLIGLGVLSYERIDGALRIAEVRRKAAEASRLEATKQSKAAEANFARAREAVDESFTIVSESKLLNVPGLRALRADLLGSSTRFYEEFLRERGDDPSLRNDLLRARLRIAHVFRELGRSKEAKEAYEAAVAGFERALRDRPDDLDLKSGLADALHWTSSSGPNDRKIAIQRRIVALREEVFAGRPTDGPCKRDLALSCSRLYESLIGTRPAEALLVLERSVVLRLELAEAFPDDADAIDGVFVSFFKLARAMGSSRSLALNRRALEFGRESLRLRPNDPITAHDFLLATQDAVAILSDSGRNDDAEVIAELRRSVKTLGELARVNADTPSIQESYLGITRDLADRLVALNRPDEAVRALLESQAALDRFPRGTAADLAGCADRNVALAQRLGEINPDLTPEQKARRDELLDHAVGDYRAAVAGGWKEFAVLKDTTLIEGRPGHRALMTEAESAAKKTADPDASGRAVVALAVSRPRLDVKRDRAIAQAALGVVRARSRLVDEAIATMDKAGALFDELARERPGDPEVRKARADALADFHVALSDLALDRRRRGKAEESGVAQRRADEFVADLSRERPNDPEVEAARRRALLGAADVRREASRWGETYLALRKSEASAREAARGASAGRPADQSIVATLAHVGYGYGKLALWDEATGALTNAYEIDPVGLQAVEGAGDTGIAAWYRVAVLLFQGGELDAYERLREKMLRENTAGNLGSTLDQIRIATLRTDPRSDWRQILDLAEKFPERNPWGQTVRGFALLRAGRNQEALDAFKKDPEWINAWPARAIAHHRLGQTAFAHEWLDRADQHVRGDLDDALAGAGFTQSGRVSWWDDWLLRMIWTREAHELIDGKAWPDAVWMQQQRARVLARINEAK
- a CDS encoding ISAs1 family transposase; this encodes MAEPRRFGLDEVVAHFQELEDLRSEVNRKHPLGSVVVIALVAVLAGASGPTMIAHWAALKEDLLASVLPLPHGVPCKDGFRRVLMALRPEAFQAYFAAWVRALRDEAAAQTGVERPTLAIDGKTLRRSHDRKSGLGALHSVTAWASEYGMSLGQVARDEKSNEITAIPELLRLVDVAGGVVTIDAMGCQKEIAGAVAAAGCDDVLALKGNQGTLHQAVIDHLMSRWEADFEGDAVGRRQFEGTGHGRRETRTYLQFEAPDDLPGREARRGPRSIGVAISEVAEAVRPPTRSATTSAACRSSRTRRRSPTRSARTGAWRTAATRPWT